The following DNA comes from Aquila chrysaetos chrysaetos chromosome 9, bAquChr1.4, whole genome shotgun sequence.
ctaagACGACGTACCTCTCTTCCTATTGGGAAGAACAGAGCCTTGGACCCAAGACTACACAAGAATCCAACAGATCATTCCAGAAAGAGAGACTTTGATATTTGTAGTGTAAGATGAGTTCTGTCTAGGCTTTGACTCAGTTTTGTTATAAACTGTCAAGTGACACTTTGTAAACATCTGATTCTCCCTCCTTTCTATGGACTCATACTCACGTTGCACCAACAGTCCGAAGACGGAGAAATGCTGGGGTGAACTGGTAACGAACAAAGCGGCCTGCACTAGCGTCCAGTTCACTGTTGTCATCGTCATCCTCATCATCTTGCTCTAGAAAACACACCAGCTCAGAGTTATTCTGCTAATAGCATACATGTAAGGTAATACTGGCTAGCGGGTATATCAGGACAACCTGGCTATTACTTAGGCACTGAACCTAAAGGTGTCTAATAATTGGTCTGAGTTCATACCGGCACTAAGTAATAAACAAAAGATCTGCTATGACAGCTGGTGCAGCCTTGGTGGCTCCAGAGCTGAAACTAGCCTCAACCTCACAGGATATCCCCCCTCGGAAGTGCTAAAGCACATGAAAGACACTTTGTACCACAACCAGCCAACAACGGAAGATTTGCAGTTGATAGTACTCCCCCATGTCACAAAAATCACTTCACATTTTTATGACAACAAGTTTCTTAGCAGAAGTAAACTCAATCCTATGCTTAAAGGAGAGGAATTTAGTCACCAGGACATATTGAAGGACCTTTCTGCTTGGTTTGCGCGGGTTCTGCGTTGCAAGTTCTCAGCTTGGCAAGCCTCTCTACCCTCCCTGCAATGTTAGCGTGACATACCTGAAGCAGATGGCTTTGCAATTTCAAACAGCACTGTTCCAGTTTCAAGGTCCCGGATCTTAAACCTGGTGAAGTCGATGTTGTAAATGTTGTCTTCGGGTTTGCATAAATaatctagaaaagaaagaaaacatacagtaGCATTTCAAAAGATCTCTGAGCAACTAccaaaggaatttctttttttttttttttttaaccaaccCCAACCCGTTAAGATACATACTGCAAGTTGTTTTGCAGAAGCGTCAGGAAAGCGGGACAAAACTGAGGCTAGAAGAAACAAAGGCACACTAGGTGCCAGGTAGCAGAGCAAGAAAGGGAAGGGATCGGGACAGAAGAGCAGAGATCGGCagctcagaggaaaaacaaaaaccccaaaccaaccaaacaaacaaaaaaaagtgctccCCGGCCCGCACTCACTCTCCGTCACCCGGCACAGCCCCAGGACGTGCTCGGGCCGGACGGTCTCCAGCGCCAGCAACTCGGACTCGGTCCAcggcggccgcggcgccgcGTCGGTCGAGCCGCGCCGCCCCCTCAGGCGGCTGAGCGGCCCCCCGGTCCCTGGCGGCGGCTTCTTctccggccccgccgccgccgccgccgccctcgcCTTCGAGCCGCTCatcgccccgccgccgccaagATGGCCGCCGCCTCCCTCGGTAGCTATGGGAGcgaggggcggggccgcggcgggtCAGAGGGCGCGGGCGCTGCCTAGCAACGAGAGGGGCCCCGCGAAGCTAAGCGGGGCCCGCCGCGGCCGTGGCCGGAGGGGAGACGCGGCGAACCGAGTCGCGACCCGCGTCGCGACCCGTCGCCCGTGGAGCCCCGACACCGAGCACCCACCTGGCGGGCGTCCCCGGCCCGGGGCGGCAGCACCTCCCTCCCGGGGCTGTGCACAGCGGGGCGGATGGCAGCGGGACGCGCCGGGTGGAAAAGCTGGGAGTTACCTGAGGAAAAGAAAcgcccaaaaaaaaaaaaaaaaaaaaaaaaccaaaaaacccacccaaacaaaaacccctcccGCTGCACCCCGGGTGTCCCCCTGAGAGCCGTGGTCTTTCTAGGGAACGGTGGCAAGCGCTTTTCGGGAAGCGGCCGTGAGCCGGCGCGGTGTCGGCACGGGGATGCCATGGAGCGCGCGCCCCACTGCTGCCCTGGCCTGGGGACCCCCggctgctgtccccagggagcagaCACCGGACCAGTGTCCCGAGCCTGGCGGGAGGGACTGGGGAGGTCCCGCAGGAGCATCACACCAAGGAAGCGAtgcatttcttccccaaaagagGGGCTACCCGCCAGCCGGCGGTAGGCACTGAAGAGCTGCCAAGAGTCACCTCCAACCCTTCAGGGAACTGGGGCAAGAACAAGAAACATCCGCATCCTCTTTTCAGGCTTCAACCAACGCTCAACACGACCGCAAACGGATTTAGAGCAGTGGTTAGTGACGTTCGCTGCTGCTCGTAAGCAGCACGCGCCTGCTACTGCCAACCAAATGCTATTTCAAACAAGCCTGCCCGCGCCGGTGCTCCCAAATCCTCCTCACTGCATCGGGTTTGGTCCCTCTGTCCCGTGCCCTAGGAAGGACAGACCAAAGACCCAGGCTGATCTGGAAGAGCGGCTGCTCTGCGTGGGGCCAGGGTCCCTTGTCCCCCCGAGAGCAGGCAcctggaggaggaaggtgctgctttctctctgctccagctACAGCCCCTTCTGACCGCCTCTGACGCAGCGTCAAGCTGAAATCGGGGCAGCTTGCAAAACCCGAGAAGGTAGATTACGTATCTGGTGTTCCTGATCTGAGCAGGAAGCAACAAGCTCCACATCAGCACTTTTTAAGAGGATGTTATACCATTCAACTTGCACTTAATCGCCCAAAACAACCCGCAAGAGAATGCCGGAGCTGTACCGGAGGCAGGCAGTGGTGGGGAGAGgctctgggctgcagcagcgGTGGGATATTAAACTGCATCTCGGCAGAGCCTGCAGTCCCCTCCGCAGTGCAGTCAGTCCCGGCCTCCCACACCACGAGCCGTAAAGCAGAGGGGGCTCTTCTCCGCCCCCACCACTAGAAAAGAGGGACCACCTCATCCAAGTgacaatataattttgtttattttcctttaacacACTGCTGGTTAAAACTGCCAGACAGTAGATTTCAGAACATTCCCTCAACCAAACATCctggggaaattaaaaaataaaaccgcTACCAtgtaccaaaaataaaataacccacCCCCACACCCGTCTTTTCCCCCAAACTAGTCCCTGCAAAGCCAATGCAATCAGAAATAGACATCTGTGCTTTTCACCCAGGGCCCAAGCTTGCtgcaaaacaaactaaaaaaaaaatgtcaccGCAAGTTGTTATAACACAAAGCAATggacagtaaaataaaaaatcctccTTCAAAACCCTTTGTGCTGGTGACAAGTACAGATGGAGATCTCTCCCCACACTGCTTCAGCCTTTACAGACAACTTAGACCTGCAGCTTCAAGTAGTTTGTGATGCGTCCTTAATGCCAACGGCACGGGTCACTTCCACGTGTCCCAGCCTACACAGCCGGGCACTATGGAGCAGCGGGACCACCTGCCAACGCTAAAAACTGCTACGACGATGGGACCCAAACATCGCTGTCACCTGCCCAGCATCTCGCAGTCCTGGCTACTGCCTCCTGGCACAAAGCACAAATCCTGCCTCCGGTCTCATGGTCTCCAGGGCTTCTTTACCAACCTGGCTGCTTCTTGAGTGGGAAAGCCCTGAACACACGCAGCCCCCGTAGAAACTGTGAAAAATTCAAGCCCCCACTTGCCAGCAAGTTTCCAGACACTGCTTCAATCCAGCGCCTTAGCTCAGGAACTGTTATAGTGTGACAGAACAGCCATGGTAGCACAGGCAAGCACATCCCCACTACACGTGACTGGTAACAACTCCAGGGCAGAGATCCTGCATTTCCTAGATTCACACTCTCCCCAGCTAAACTGGTTCAAGCTGTACTTTGCCCCTTGCCTTGAAATCTCCATCACACAAACTCTTTAGCAGAGACCTCTGATGTTTGCAAAAGATTATTCACATTTTCTACTCAGCCAGCACTGTTTCTAGGAAGGAGGAAagcacttctgttttgttgattattttttcttttttcttttttttttttttttttaaataaagcacttattgggaaaaaaagaaatcaaaacctATCAATAACCTGCAGTAGCGTCCCACTGATCAGACTGGGGACAGTGCCgccccatccctcccccccccccatcttccCCCCAATCtccaaaaatagtatttaatatACAGCAATAAACTCTGAGCAAGCCAGAGTCCCggaagacatggacctgctttCACCTCTCCCATCCAGCCTAGCACCATTTCAGTGCGGCTGCTGCTATACTCCTGGGACAAATCCGTTCGGATCCAAGGTGAAACGCAcgtgccccagccctgctgggcaGCGCACAAAGCAGGGGTGCAGCACAGGAGGCCTATTCGTGTAATCACGTTTCACGAGCCTTCACAGCTCCAGCCTGGTGTTGTGTTTGTGCCGTTGAGAATACTTGTCTGAGCCTATTTGGGACTAGCCAGTGAAGACAGACTGGTGGAACCAGGCTGACGTTAAAAAAAGCATCCTTGAATTGTATTAGACTTTGGCATTTGTTGTGGAGATGCAGAAGCGCCAGTAGGTAAATTAGCTCAGTGCTGGCTCAGCTCCCATTTCCCTTGGATTCTCAGCAAGGATATTTCCTTCCCTGCCACATAAGTGCAAGAAGCAGACGGATCTCTCCCACATTTGAGCACCAAACAGAGCCTGAAACACTTGGTACTTCGCAGCTGCTCAGAATCTGTCTCACATCAAGGGCTGAAGCTGCTCTTGCTggtcctctccctcctcctgctgtttTCTATCAAAGACAGGTCTGTTCAGCCCAGACTTCCCATATCAAGACATTTCCCTGGCTGTTGCAACCCcatttcaaattaaagaaaGGCCGAGAGACAAAGCACAGGTCTCTGCTCCCTGTTCAAACCCGAACAGTGCAGTGCAAGCCCTCAGCAAGTGAGTTTGGGGGGCAGGACCCTCCAAGTCACACTCTGCACCCAGAAGCTGTAAGCACCGTACGACTACCAGGACCTAGCCATGACTCACTCAGCTTTGAACTGCACAGACACGCAGGCACCAGACTGTCTGGAAGTTCTCCATCCTGCCTTCAGGAGATTTCTGGGGGAGACCAGACCTGAAAGAGCTCTTCCAGTTGTTCTATCCCCTGCcaggctttttttccattgaccTTAAGGGCTGGAACCAAAGATACTTGCTCACAGTCCTCTGCTTCAGCTGTGACCTCCAGAGCTGGCATCCAGGCATACTGAGACCCCAGCTGATCCCAAGGGCAGGGAATGCCTGTCCcttaggggaaaaagaaaaaacagctcagaagctccttaaaaaaaaaccaaaaccaaaaaaaccccttcttcTTCAAATAGACTTTTATTCAAAGCCTGATACAAAGGCaccaaaaagagaaggaaattcaTTTGGCTTTCTGCTCACTGCCACATGGGATACTCAAAAGGGGCAGAGGTGTTGTTTTagtcacacacacagaagaggCAAATGGCCTGGCTTAAAGGTATGAAAGGAGGGACTGATGAGGGGATAATTAAAATAGGCTTTGGAACCACTACTCTGAGGCTGGATTCAGGCCCAAAACGACTGACAGTGTCACCTCCCCTTTATGAATTGGAAGCTTTATTAAAATTGCCTTATCTGCCCCTCTCTACACAACTGCTGCATGAACCAAGCCAGGGTCTGTTCTGACCCAGCTCCCCACACTGCTGCACAGGGACACGTGCTtcacctgcctgctgccagctggaGGCAACAAAGCACAAACAGGCTTATCTCTAACCAGTCTCAGTTAAACAACGTCTTGGATATTCTCTCAAACACCCGTGCTGGAAAGCTACAGCCAAtccaaactttttctttccctggtcAGGACTGGGTACCTCATTATACAGATCTGTCTGGCTTGCAGGTGCCAGACAGAGATGGCAAGGGGAGCCAGCCTGAGTATGCCATTCCCAGTGAGGTGCTGACTGGTTATCCCCTACCATCCTCCCGTGTTCCCACACGCTTTGTTTGAAGGCTCCTTCCGAGGCAAACCTGTCTGGAGGGGATGGACCAACAAGGAAAACTGATCACAGCACCACAACAGGGTCAGGAACTCCCCAACCACCAGCTTTGCAGTGACAAAGATGCACAAAACCAGAGCGAAAACAACTAAATTGAAGCCATGAAGGATGAACTATTCCTCCTCCCTATTCTTATTCAAATAAGACAAAGTCATTTGAACTGAGCAACTGGAACACAACAGATCACACTCTGCACAGCTTTGCCTTAGGGCGGCTGATGGCACCAAATGGGTGCCCCGGCTGCCAGGAGAGGCAGGGGTAAACTATCCTAGAAGATTTGTCTCTGACTTTTGCACACCTAAACGCACACCCCTTTTCTCATGCTAGGCCAGGTGCAGAGATTACTGGGTGAGCCACAAGAAGGTGAGTGATTCCTTGCTTCAAGGATGctcaaataaaatgcaaccTAAAAGGCCTGGAGGAGAACAGAGAAGCTTGCTTTCAAGCCCAGGTTCTTTGCTTAACAAATCAGTGCAGTCCATGCTTCTCAAAACTGATAAAGATCTAAAGGTCTCTGTGCTCCAGTTAGAGCAATCCCAAAAACGCTGGAGAATCTCTGCAGGCACCAtcaccaaacaaaacaaagctcaTATTTATAAGAGTTTTATAAGTACTAGGATTTTAACAGCAGCTAGAAGGCAAAGCAGACAACTTCAAGCTTACCACCTTTTCATCCTAAGGTTTGTTCTTAAGATCTGCTCTCTGTAAAGCCTGTCTTCTTCAACTGTGGCAGGGACGCTCGTGCTTCTCCCAAACTGGCTGTTACCACTTGTGCAATTGGAGAGAAGGTAATTAAGgtccttgcttgctttttagCTCACAGACACAGAATCAGGGTCAGGCCTATAGCAGTGATGTATGCGATCAGAAAGGCAAGGTTCAGTGtcactgctgcagagagcagtgcTTTGACACCTCCCCCAGCTCCCGTTCTGGAGCTACTGAGCCGGCAGCTCATATCAAAGCTTGAGGGTTAGAAGGAAGCCAAGGCTGCAGCTGCTTGggcccagcagagcagaaaggctGCTCCTCCGGTTTCCTTTCCAGAAATGAGGGAATTCTGCTGACCCTTCTCAGCTCAAAGAAAGGCTGAGCCATTGCAGGGGGTCAAACCCAAGAGCAACCACTAGGAAAACTCAGGcccagggaggagcagcagcaaggaggacACTGCTCAGTGCCAGCGCTCCAGGTAGAGACAGAGCTTCTGAGAACAACAGAGATAGCATGAATTAAAGTCTTCTGTGAGCCCAGAGCTCACCAGCACTGAAGCTGACCCACAACGACCCAACCCTGCCTGGGACagatcctgctccagcacacaGAACATCTCCCTCCCGCCAGCCAGAAGCACTCAACATGTCAGAGGCCAAGACAGTGGGAAGGCAGCTCCTCGGGGCCTGCAGCTCTGGATCAGCAGGCGCAGTGAGGGCTTTCACTCTGCTCAGCCTCTGTCTAGAAGCCTCTTGCAGAAATATCCCTGGGGTAAGCGGGTGACCTTGTCTCCAGTGTTCTGCTCACTTCCAGATCTCTGGAGAGCAACAGACCACCTTGCTCTACAGTACTGAAATGTTGGACATCTGCCCCTTCACTACAGTGCCTTGATTCGCAACAGGCCAAGCTAACTGAAGACACTAACCAACTCCACTGCACTTCTCACCACTGCAGGTAGGCCTGGTCCCTATGACAGGGAACAAGAGCTCACAGGGAGCATCCGCAAGGTTGCTCTGCTCTGTCCTACGGCACAGGTTGTTCACAGTCACGGGGCAGGGAGCTAACCGTTAGGAAAATCAAGGAACAAGTCCAGAACCTCCTCTCTAGGCCATCTGATTCTCCGCTTCTTCCAAAGGAGAGGTCACTGGCCAGAAAGGGCAAAACAAGGAACTGGGCTTAAAATGAaacctttgaaaagaaaaggatattaaaagaaacaaaagccataatcaatacagaaaacaagtgCATCTGATCAGACGCTAACAACATCAGCCTCTCGCAGGCTACAGCAGAATCCCTCTGCAATGGATCTAATGTTACAATTGCCAAACTAGAAAAGTCTCTCCCAACTGGTGCAGCAAATCAGGCCAGATAAATCCCTCTGCTCCTGGCGCAGCTTGCAGTCCTAGGAGGAGAACGTCTCCACAGAGGCTGAGTGGCTAGCTGGAGTCTTGGTAGCTTTATGCGGGCAAGTACCATACATAGTGTTGCACACATTCAGGGAGATGCTGAGCCAGGCTCTGTCCTCCATAGTCGTTAGTCACCCAACAGCACCACAACACTTCCACGCTCCCAGACAAAACGTGTACCCAGGCCTTGTTTTAAGAGCTGCTTCCCCGCTTAAGGAACCGTAT
Coding sequences within:
- the UNC119B gene encoding protein unc-119 homolog B encodes the protein MSGSKARAAAAAAGPEKKPPPGTGGPLSRLRGRRGSTDAAPRPPWTESELLALETVRPEHVLGLCRVTENYLCKPEDNIYNIDFTRFKIRDLETGTVLFEIAKPSASEQDDEDDDDNSELDASAGRFVRYQFTPAFLRLRTVGATVEFTVGEKPVSNFRMIERHYFRDRLLKNFDFDFGFCIPSSRNTCEHIYEFPQLSEDLIRLMVENPYETRSDSFYFVDNKLIMHNKADYAYNGGQ